From a region of the Drosophila ananassae strain 14024-0371.13 chromosome XL, ASM1763931v2, whole genome shotgun sequence genome:
- the LOC6502976 gene encoding ADP,ATP carrier protein, whose product MGKDFDAVGFVKDFAAGGISAAVSKTAVAPIERVKLLLQVQHISKQISPDKQYKGMVDCFIRIPKEQGFGSYWRGNLANVIRYFPTQALNFAFKDKYKQVFLGGVDKNTQFTRYFLGNLASGGAAGATSLCFVYPLDFARTRLAADTGKGGAREFTGLGNCLTKIFKSDGIVGLYRGFGVSVQGIIIYRAAYFGFYDTARGMLPDPKNTPIYISWAIAQVVTTVAGIVSYPFDTVRRRMMMQSGRKSTEIIYKNTLHCWATIAKQEGTGAFFKGAFSNVLRGTGGAFVLVLYDEIKKFL is encoded by the exons ATGGGCAAGGATTTCGATGCTGTTGGATTCGTCAAGGACTTCGCTGCCGGAGGCATCTCCGCAGCCGTCTCAAAGACTGCCGTCGCCCCCATCGAGCGTGTGAAGCTGCTCCTGCAGGTTCAGCACATCTCGAAACAAATCAGCCCCGACAAGCAGTACAAGGGCATGGTTGATTGCTTTATCCGCATTCCAAAGGAACAGGGTTTCGGCTCGTACTGGCGCGGTAACTTGGCCAACGTCATCCGTTACTTCCCAACCCAGGCTCTTAACTTTGCCTTCAAGGACAAGTACAAGCAG gtCTTCCTGGGAGGTGTTGACAAGAACACCCAGTTCACCCGCTACTTCTTGGGCAACTTGGCCTCCGGTGGTGCTGCTGGTGCTACCTCTCTGTGCTTTGTCTATCCCTTGGACTTTGCCCGTACTCG cTTGGCTGCTGATACTGGCAAGGGTGGAGCTCGCGAGTTCACCGGTCTGGGCAACTGCTTGACCAAGATCTTCAAGAGCGACGGCATCGTTGGATTGTACCGCGGCTTCGGAGTGTCCGTCCAGGGCATCATCATCTACCGTGCCGCCTACTTCGGCTTCTACGATACCGCTCGCGGCATGTTGCCCGATCCCAAGAACACACCCATCTACATCAGCTGGGCCATCGCCCAGGTTGTGACAACCGTTGCTGGCATTGTCTCCTATCCCTTCGATACTGTCCGTCGTCGCATGATGATGCAGTCTGGCCGCAAGTCCACCGAGATCATCTACAAGAACACACTGCACTGCTGGGCAACCATCGCCAAGCAGGAGGGCACCGGCGCCTTCTTCAAGGGTGCCTTCTCCAACGTTCTCAGAGGCACTGGCGGTGCTTTCGTGCTTGTGTTGTACGATGAGATCAAGAAGTTCttgtaa
- the LOC6502977 gene encoding ADP,ATP carrier protein: protein MGEEGGGGGSGRKDLKGFLMDFMMGGVSAAVAKTAVAPIERVKLLLQVQEVSKQISQDQRYKGIIDCFIRIPKEQGFGSFWRGNLANVIRYFPTQALNFAFKDVYKSVFLGGIDKHKQFWRHFAGNLASGGAAGATSLCFVYPLDFARTRLAADVGKGGNREFNGLIDCLVKVVKSDGPIGLYRGFIVSVQGIIIYRAAYFGFYDTCRDYLPNPKNTPFYVSWAIAQVVTTVAGIASYPFDTVRRRMMMQSGLKKSEMLYKNTAHCWVVIAKTEGIGAFFKGALSNIIRGTGGALVLAIYDEMKKYF from the exons ATGGGTGAAGAAGGAGGTGGCGGCGGCTCCGGGCGCAAGGATCTCAAGGGCTTCCTGATGGACTTCATGATGGGCGGTGTGTCGGCGGCCGTGGCCAAGACGGCGGTCGCTCCCATCGAGCGTGTCAAGCTGCTCCTGCAGGTCCAGGAGGTCTCCAAGCAGATATCGCAGGATCAGCGCTACAAGGGTATCATCGATTGTTTCATCCGTATACCCAAGGAGCAGGGATTCGGATCCTTTTGGCGTGGAAACTTGGCCAATGTGATACGTTATTTTCCCACCCAGGCACTCAACTTTGCATTCAAGGATGTCTACAAATCG GTCTTCCTTGGAGGCATCGACAAACATAAACAGTTCTGGCGCCATTTTGCCGGAAACTTGGCTTCCGGCGGCGCTGCAGGTGCCACGTCCTTGTGCTTTGTGTATCCTTTGGACTTTGCTCGAACTCG aCTCGCTGCCGATGTGGGCAAGGGCGGCAACCGAGAGTTCAACGGCCTGATCGACTGCCTGGTGAAGGTCGTGAAGAGCGACGGCCCCATCGGATTGTATCGCGGCTTCATCGTCTCCGTCCAGGGCATCATCATCTATCGAGCGGCCTACTTTGGCTTCTACGACACGTGCCGCGACTACTTGCCCAACCCGAAGAACACACCCTTCTACGTGAGCTGGGCCATCGCCCAGGTGGTGACCACGGTGGCTGGTATCGCTTCCTATCCATTCGACACGGTGCGTCGTCGGATGATGATGCAGTCGGGTCTGAAGAAGTCGGAGATGCTGTACAAGAACACGGCCCACTGCTGGGTGGTGATTGCCAAGACAGAGGGTATCGGTGCCTTCTTTAAGGGCGCCCTGTCGAACATTATCCGCGGTACCGGCGGCGCCTTGGTGCTCGCCATTTACGACGAGATGAAGAAGTACTTTTAG